A single Actinomadura algeriensis DNA region contains:
- the egtC gene encoding ergothioneine biosynthesis protein EgtC has product MCRHLGYLGPERTLHSLVYDGEHSLESQAYAPRMTQGNLLNADGYGIGWYAGGDAVRFRRAQPLWTDESFREIAATVRTSCAVAAVRSATVGFPVDESGAQPFRAEGRLFSHNGVVHGYAEVEARLRELAGDVARVPDARAPLDSAPLLAIAARHWRDGAPLGAGLAATVAAVTALAAGRFNLLAADGTELAATTWGDTLFVREDADAVRVASEPLDDDPGWKRVPDRSLLTAGPTSGVRIESL; this is encoded by the coding sequence ATGTGCCGTCACCTCGGGTACCTGGGGCCCGAACGCACTTTGCACTCGCTCGTCTACGACGGCGAGCACTCCCTCGAATCGCAGGCGTACGCGCCCCGCATGACGCAGGGCAACCTCCTCAACGCCGACGGCTACGGCATCGGCTGGTACGCCGGCGGCGACGCCGTCCGGTTCCGCCGCGCGCAGCCCCTCTGGACGGACGAGTCGTTCCGCGAGATCGCCGCGACCGTGCGCACGTCGTGCGCGGTCGCGGCCGTCCGGTCCGCGACCGTCGGGTTCCCGGTGGACGAGTCCGGGGCCCAGCCGTTCCGTGCCGAGGGCCGGCTGTTCAGCCACAACGGCGTCGTGCACGGCTACGCGGAGGTCGAGGCCCGGCTCCGCGAACTCGCGGGCGACGTCGCGCGCGTCCCGGACGCCCGCGCCCCGCTCGACTCCGCCCCGCTGCTGGCCATCGCCGCCCGGCACTGGCGCGACGGCGCCCCGCTCGGCGCGGGCCTCGCCGCGACCGTCGCGGCGGTCACCGCGCTCGCCGCCGGCCGCTTCAACCTGCTCGCCGCCGACGGCACCGAACTCGCCGCCACGACCTGGGGCGACACCCTGTTCGTCCGCGAGGACGCCGACGCGGTCCGCGTCGCGTCCGAACCCCTCGACGACGACCCCGGCTGGAAACGCGTCCCCGACCGCAGCCTCCTCACCGCCGGCCCGACGTCCGGCGTCCGCATCGAATCCCTGTAA
- a CDS encoding ABC transporter ATP-binding protein, translating to MITFEGVTKRYPDGTVALDDVSLECPTGRITVFVGTSGGGKTTALRTINRMVDPTAGRVLIDGRDVRDRKPAELRRGIGYVIQHAGLFPHRTIEDNIATVPRLLGKKKKETRERAHELMRLVGLESAMAKRYPFQLSGGQQQRVGVARALAADPPIMLMDEPFSAVDPVVRAELQDEFLRLQDELHKTIVFVTHDIDEAIKLGDRIAVFRTGGELVQVDGPQDLLARPADDFVAGFIGHDRGIRRLSFVPAAQASLSERGILPADAPVERARDAEDGWTLVVDVGGRPLGWAAAAALPAEGVLADARLAPIGHTFSVEDDSVRAALDAAILSPSGRAVAVDGEGRVLGLADQADLSAAITRSGTRPEPAPAAKALADGDGASA from the coding sequence TTGATCACCTTTGAGGGCGTCACCAAGCGCTACCCCGACGGCACCGTCGCGCTCGACGACGTCAGCCTCGAATGCCCCACGGGCCGGATCACCGTCTTCGTCGGCACGTCGGGCGGCGGCAAGACCACCGCGCTGCGCACCATCAACCGGATGGTCGACCCCACCGCCGGGAGGGTGCTCATCGACGGCCGCGACGTGCGCGACCGCAAACCCGCCGAACTCCGCCGCGGCATCGGCTACGTCATCCAGCACGCCGGACTCTTCCCGCACCGCACCATCGAGGACAACATCGCGACCGTCCCGCGGCTGCTCGGCAAGAAGAAGAAGGAGACGCGCGAGCGGGCCCACGAGCTGATGAGGCTCGTCGGCCTCGAATCGGCGATGGCCAAGCGCTACCCGTTCCAGCTGTCCGGCGGGCAGCAGCAGCGCGTCGGCGTGGCGCGCGCGCTCGCCGCCGACCCGCCGATCATGCTGATGGACGAGCCGTTCAGCGCCGTCGACCCGGTCGTCCGCGCGGAACTGCAGGACGAGTTCCTGCGCCTGCAGGACGAACTGCACAAGACGATCGTGTTCGTCACCCACGACATCGACGAGGCCATCAAGCTCGGCGACCGCATCGCCGTGTTCCGCACCGGCGGCGAACTCGTCCAGGTCGACGGCCCGCAGGACCTCCTCGCCCGCCCCGCCGACGACTTCGTCGCCGGATTCATCGGGCACGACCGCGGCATCCGCCGCCTCTCGTTCGTCCCCGCCGCGCAGGCGTCGCTGTCCGAACGCGGCATCCTGCCTGCCGACGCGCCCGTCGAACGCGCCCGCGACGCCGAGGACGGCTGGACGCTCGTCGTCGACGTCGGCGGCCGTCCGCTCGGCTGGGCCGCCGCCGCCGCGCTGCCCGCCGAAGGCGTCCTCGCCGACGCCCGGCTCGCCCCGATCGGGCACACGTTCTCCGTCGAGGACGACTCGGTCCGCGCCGCGCTCGACGCCGCGATCCTGTCGCCGTCCGGCCGGGCCGTCGCGGTGGACGGCGAGGGCCGCGTCCTCGGCCTCGCCGACCAGGCCGACCTCAGCGCCGCGATCACCCGCTCCGGCACCCGCCCGGAGCCCGCACCGGCGGCGAAGGCGCTCGCCGACGGGGACGGTGCGTCGGCCTGA
- a CDS encoding SGNH/GDSL hydrolase family protein, with protein MYLRRARRGAALTLCLALLAGLSAAGCSAVANPVHSSAVADGPSSPAASQAARTTPSVVMFLGDSYTVGEVGVAPEETYASATARLLGWQVIVGGRGGTGFVKTTNGEDDFLGMFELQLGWRPAPDLLIVSGGHNDRRLQGPQVAAAARALLERAAQRWPGTHVVLMGPLWGNGTPTAQVVGVRDALQQLAGRLGVPFVDPIAEKWITGGAIGGGNASRYIKKDGTHPTPEGHRYLATRLVADIERLGLARPVRDVP; from the coding sequence ATGTACCTACGCCGCGCCCGTCGCGGCGCGGCGTTGACGCTGTGCCTGGCACTGCTGGCGGGTCTGTCCGCCGCCGGCTGTTCGGCGGTCGCCAACCCGGTGCACAGCTCCGCGGTGGCCGACGGCCCGTCGTCTCCGGCGGCGTCGCAGGCCGCGCGGACGACACCGTCCGTGGTGATGTTCCTCGGCGACAGTTACACGGTCGGGGAGGTCGGGGTCGCGCCGGAGGAGACGTACGCGTCGGCGACCGCGCGGCTGCTCGGCTGGCAGGTGATCGTCGGCGGGCGCGGCGGCACGGGGTTCGTGAAGACGACCAACGGCGAGGACGACTTCCTCGGCATGTTCGAACTGCAGCTCGGCTGGCGGCCCGCGCCGGACCTGCTCATCGTGTCCGGCGGCCACAACGACCGGCGGCTGCAGGGCCCGCAGGTCGCCGCGGCCGCGCGCGCCCTGCTGGAGCGCGCGGCGCAGCGGTGGCCGGGCACCCACGTCGTGCTGATGGGGCCGCTGTGGGGCAACGGGACGCCGACGGCGCAGGTGGTCGGCGTCCGGGACGCGCTGCAGCAGCTCGCGGGGCGGCTCGGCGTCCCGTTCGTCGACCCGATCGCCGAGAAGTGGATCACCGGCGGGGCGATTGGCGGCGGCAACGCGTCCCGGTACATCAAGAAGGACGGCACGCACCCGACGCCGGAGGGCCACCGTTACCTGGCGACCCGGCTGGTCGCCGACATCGAGCGCCTCGGGCTCGCCCGGCCGGTGCGGGACGTGCCGTAG
- a CDS encoding acyltransferase family protein — protein sequence MTRHESPPAAPSTAVRARPDHPPRDLPPEDRPPQDVPRLPTGGRPGHDRLRELDLLRFLAAVAVVLYHFTGFNGAGAWPEPSLDVFPALGAVTSYGYLGVDLFFVISGFVILLSAWGRGPGEFGISRLVRLMPAYWVSVLLGAFVYALFKMGHGVPGLVIPNLTMLQGGLDVQNVDAVYWTLWVELHFYVLVAVLAGIGITYRSCLIFMAAWLFGGLYANQADNELLQVMLLPTWSPYFIGGMALFMIYRFGPTLLLWGYVAVSWLLAMHWGAWRARTAWEEANELVAVAAVTGIFALMSLVALGKLRWIRWRGLTVLGALTYPLYLVHSQLALPLIDALYPGVGRWATLAITAAASLLLAYAVYRLVERPAAPWMKARLRASLAPMRAASAPAASRLARHEPLGGRSGPGVNGSDPGDHFPPN from the coding sequence GTGACCCGACACGAATCCCCGCCCGCGGCGCCGTCCACGGCCGTCCGGGCCCGGCCCGACCACCCCCCGCGCGACCTCCCCCCGGAGGACCGTCCCCCGCAGGACGTCCCGCGGCTCCCCACGGGCGGACGTCCCGGGCACGATCGGCTCCGCGAGCTCGACCTGCTGCGCTTCCTCGCGGCGGTCGCGGTGGTGCTGTACCACTTCACGGGCTTCAACGGCGCGGGCGCGTGGCCCGAACCCTCGCTCGACGTCTTCCCCGCCCTCGGCGCCGTGACGAGCTACGGGTACCTCGGCGTCGACCTGTTCTTCGTCATCAGCGGCTTCGTGATCCTGCTGAGCGCGTGGGGACGCGGCCCCGGCGAGTTCGGGATCTCCCGCCTGGTCCGCCTCATGCCCGCCTACTGGGTCAGCGTGCTGCTCGGCGCGTTCGTGTACGCGCTGTTCAAGATGGGTCACGGCGTGCCGGGCCTGGTCATCCCGAACCTCACGATGCTCCAGGGCGGCCTCGACGTCCAGAACGTGGACGCCGTGTACTGGACGCTCTGGGTCGAGCTCCACTTCTACGTGCTCGTCGCCGTCCTCGCCGGGATTGGCATCACCTACCGCTCCTGCCTCATCTTCATGGCCGCCTGGCTTTTCGGCGGCCTCTACGCCAACCAGGCCGACAACGAACTCCTCCAGGTCATGCTCCTCCCGACGTGGAGCCCGTACTTCATCGGCGGCATGGCCCTCTTCATGATCTATAGGTTCGGCCCCACGCTCCTCCTCTGGGGATACGTCGCCGTCTCCTGGCTCCTGGCGATGCACTGGGGCGCCTGGCGCGCGCGCACGGCGTGGGAAGAGGCCAACGAACTCGTCGCCGTCGCGGCCGTCACCGGAATCTTCGCACTGATGAGCCTCGTCGCGCTGGGCAAGCTCCGGTGGATCCGCTGGCGCGGCCTCACCGTCCTCGGCGCCCTCACCTACCCGCTGTACCTCGTCCATTCCCAGCTCGCGCTCCCGCTCATCGACGCCCTCTACCCGGGCGTCGGCCGCTGGGCCACGCTCGCCATCACCGCCGCCGCGTCCCTGCTCCTCGCCTACGCCGTGTACCGCCTGGTCGAACGCCCCGCCGCCCCCTGGATGAAGGCGCGCCTCCGCGCGTCCCTCGCCCCCATGCGCGCCGCCTCGGCGCCCGCGGCCAGTAGGTTGGCGCGCCATGAACCTCTGGGTGGACGCAGCGGTCCTGGCGTCAACGGCAGCGACCCTGGCGACCACTTCCCACCTAACTGA
- a CDS encoding MarR family winged helix-turn-helix transcriptional regulator → MPSKNDRPAYFPTLATERPDIAMCRASASLARAADAHATRHGLGVGQHLVLKMLDAAGPCSQQVLSEELRIDRSVMVNVCDDLEKSGFVRRERNPDDRRSYAVTITGEGRERLTEAERTVPSYLDDTFAPLTADERAQLTALVGKLMRL, encoded by the coding sequence ATGCCGTCCAAGAACGACCGTCCGGCGTACTTCCCCACGCTCGCGACCGAACGCCCCGACATCGCGATGTGCCGCGCCTCGGCCTCCCTGGCCCGCGCCGCCGACGCCCACGCCACCCGGCACGGCCTCGGCGTGGGCCAGCACCTGGTCCTGAAGATGCTCGACGCCGCCGGGCCCTGCTCCCAGCAGGTGCTCAGCGAGGAACTGCGCATCGATCGCAGCGTCATGGTGAACGTGTGCGACGACCTGGAGAAATCTGGCTTCGTCCGCCGCGAACGCAACCCCGACGACCGCCGCTCCTACGCCGTCACGATCACCGGCGAGGGCCGCGAACGCCTCACCGAGGCCGAACGCACCGTCCCGTCCTACCTGGACGACACTTTCGCCCCCCTCACCGCCGACGAACGCGCCCAGCTCACCGCCCTCGTCGGCAAGCTCATGCGACTCTGA
- a CDS encoding LacI family DNA-binding transcriptional regulator — MAEATGLSPAAVSYALRGVQTSERTQARVREAADRLGYEAHPIARALASGRTGQVGLLCGSLEDYWQQSLAVGIGRALLARDRYALIVDAGGDPEREAALARRLRDQRVDGLIVQPLDPSAALWAELGGAVPVVAIGDALHGGRSHGEVVFDNRRGVTLALEHLRGLGHRRLAVFTATRASTPDRPADVHVEAEAERLGLRVDVVAVPQGLAAATGAALRVLGVADRPSAIFCFTDSMAYGVYAATRELGLDVPGDVAVCGYDDHPMSELLTPPLTSVDWDIDGIVGAAVESVVGGIDGTGAGGRVVRPPALRVRTSTGGGG; from the coding sequence GTGGCCGAGGCGACGGGTCTCTCGCCCGCCGCGGTGTCCTACGCGCTGCGGGGCGTCCAGACGTCCGAGCGGACGCAGGCGCGGGTGCGCGAGGCCGCCGACCGGCTCGGCTACGAGGCGCATCCGATCGCCCGCGCGCTCGCCAGCGGGCGCACCGGGCAGGTCGGGCTGTTGTGCGGCTCGCTGGAGGACTACTGGCAGCAGTCCCTCGCGGTCGGCATCGGCCGCGCGTTGCTCGCCCGCGACCGGTACGCGCTGATCGTCGACGCGGGCGGCGACCCCGAGCGGGAGGCGGCGCTGGCCAGGCGGCTGCGCGACCAGCGGGTGGACGGTCTCATCGTGCAGCCGCTCGACCCGTCGGCCGCGCTGTGGGCGGAACTGGGCGGGGCGGTCCCGGTGGTGGCCATCGGCGACGCGCTGCACGGCGGGCGCTCGCACGGCGAGGTGGTGTTCGACAACCGGCGCGGCGTGACGCTCGCGCTGGAGCATCTGCGCGGCCTCGGCCACCGGCGCCTCGCGGTGTTCACCGCGACCCGCGCCAGCACCCCGGACCGTCCGGCCGACGTGCACGTCGAAGCGGAGGCCGAACGGCTCGGGCTGCGCGTGGACGTCGTCGCGGTGCCGCAGGGCCTCGCCGCCGCGACCGGGGCCGCGCTGCGCGTGCTCGGGGTTGCGGACCGTCCGTCGGCGATTTTCTGCTTCACCGACTCGATGGCGTACGGCGTCTACGCCGCGACCCGCGAACTGGGCCTGGACGTGCCGGGTGACGTCGCGGTCTGCGGGTACGACGACCATCCGATGTCGGAACTGCTCACACCGCCGCTGACCAGCGTCGACTGGGACATCGACGGGATCGTCGGCGCGGCCGTCGAATCGGTCGTCGGCGGGATCGACGGGACGGGCGCCGGCGGCCGCGTCGTCCGCCCGCCGGCGCTGCGCGTCCGCACCTCGACGGGCGGCGGCGGATGA
- the egtD gene encoding L-histidine N(alpha)-methyltransferase, which yields MDRFLTADDLAKSLRADVREGLTATPKTLPPKWFYDERGSELFEDITRLDEYYPTRREREILTARAPDIAAATGARTLLELGAGSGEKTRLLLDALAGTLTTYVPVDVSGDFLEDAARGIAADHPGLTVRPVAADYEQHLHLLPSGDRTLVAFLGGTIGNMPPAARIGFLGGLRAALGDDGFILLGADLVKDPDRLVRAYDDAAGVTAEFDKNVLRVLNRELGADFDPSAFEHVAHWNAAEEWIEMRLRSLRDQDVRIEGLDLDVSFAAGEEMRTEISAKFRRERLESELGAAGLTLAEFWTDPAGDFSLSLARPA from the coding sequence GTGGACCGGTTCCTGACCGCCGACGACCTCGCCAAGTCGCTCCGCGCCGACGTCCGGGAGGGCCTCACCGCCACCCCCAAGACGCTGCCGCCCAAATGGTTCTACGACGAGCGCGGCAGCGAGCTGTTCGAGGACATCACCCGGCTCGACGAGTACTACCCGACGCGCCGCGAACGCGAGATCCTCACGGCCCGCGCGCCCGACATCGCCGCCGCGACCGGCGCCCGCACGCTGCTGGAGCTCGGCGCCGGATCCGGTGAGAAGACCCGCCTCCTCCTGGACGCGCTCGCCGGAACCCTCACGACCTACGTCCCGGTCGACGTCAGCGGCGACTTCCTCGAGGACGCCGCGCGCGGCATCGCCGCCGACCATCCCGGCCTCACCGTCCGGCCGGTCGCCGCCGACTACGAGCAGCACCTGCACCTCCTGCCGTCCGGCGACCGCACCCTCGTCGCGTTCCTCGGCGGGACGATCGGCAACATGCCGCCCGCCGCCCGCATCGGCTTCCTCGGCGGGCTCCGCGCCGCCCTCGGCGACGACGGCTTCATCCTGCTCGGCGCCGACCTCGTGAAGGACCCGGACCGGCTCGTCCGCGCCTACGACGACGCCGCCGGCGTCACCGCCGAGTTCGACAAGAACGTGCTGCGGGTGCTGAACCGCGAACTCGGCGCCGACTTCGACCCGTCCGCGTTCGAGCACGTCGCGCACTGGAACGCGGCCGAAGAATGGATCGAGATGCGGCTGCGCTCCCTCCGCGACCAGGACGTCCGGATCGAGGGCCTCGACCTCGACGTGTCGTTCGCGGCGGGCGAGGAGATGCGCACCGAGATCTCCGCGAAGTTCCGCCGCGAACGCCTCGAAAGCGAACTGGGCGCGGCCGGCCTGACGCTCGCCGAGTTCTGGACCGACCCCGCGGGCGACTTCTCGCTCAGCCTCGCGCGCCCCGCCTGA
- a CDS encoding ABC transporter substrate-binding protein, translated as MKRIIRGAVVGLAAALALTACGGGDGSNDNPLAGGGGDSSAVTVGSANFPESSLLGEIYAQALESKGLKVERKFNIGAREVYYDQVVKGGIDVMPEYNGALLTTSVDPKSTAATTEEINKELTAKLPEGAAILDSAKAEDKDSVTVTKKTADEHNLKSIADLEPVAGQMVIGGPSEFKTRQQGLVGLESRYGLEFEKFQPLDAGAQATLVELLVDDEIQAADLFTTDPMIAEHGLVVLDDPKNVFSAQNVTPLIYEKGVNDQARAALNAVSAKLTTQHLLDMMKRIAVDKDDQEKVAEEWLKQNDLA; from the coding sequence ATGAAACGCATCATCCGCGGCGCGGTCGTGGGCCTGGCGGCCGCACTCGCCCTGACCGCCTGCGGCGGCGGGGACGGCTCGAACGACAACCCCCTCGCCGGTGGCGGCGGCGACTCGTCCGCCGTCACCGTCGGCAGCGCCAACTTCCCCGAGAGCAGTCTCCTCGGCGAGATCTACGCGCAGGCCCTCGAATCCAAGGGCCTCAAGGTCGAGCGCAAGTTCAACATCGGCGCCCGCGAGGTCTACTACGACCAGGTCGTCAAGGGCGGCATCGACGTGATGCCCGAGTACAACGGCGCCCTCCTGACCACCTCGGTCGACCCGAAGAGCACCGCAGCCACCACCGAGGAGATCAACAAGGAGCTCACCGCGAAGCTCCCGGAGGGTGCCGCGATCCTCGACTCGGCGAAGGCCGAGGACAAGGACTCGGTCACCGTCACCAAGAAGACCGCCGACGAGCACAACCTGAAGTCGATCGCCGACCTCGAACCCGTCGCGGGCCAGATGGTGATCGGCGGCCCGTCCGAGTTCAAGACCCGGCAGCAGGGCCTCGTCGGGCTCGAGAGCCGGTACGGCCTCGAATTCGAGAAGTTCCAGCCGCTCGACGCCGGGGCCCAGGCCACCCTCGTCGAACTCCTCGTCGACGACGAGATCCAGGCCGCCGACCTGTTCACCACCGACCCGATGATCGCCGAGCACGGCCTCGTCGTCCTGGACGACCCGAAGAACGTCTTCAGCGCCCAGAACGTCACCCCGCTCATCTACGAGAAGGGCGTGAACGACCAGGCCCGCGCGGCCCTCAACGCCGTCTCCGCCAAGCTCACGACGCAGCACCTCCTCGACATGATGAAGCGCATCGCCGTCGACAAGGACGACCAGGAAAAGGTCGCCGAAGAGTGGCTCAAGCAGAACGACCTCGCCTGA
- the egtB gene encoding ergothioneine biosynthesis protein EgtB yields MPPVTGDEPVRDEDALKELIAAELGASRHRSFGLTTDVLAEDDLVVQVSPLMSPLVWDLAHVGNYEELWLLRAAAGGEPMRPEIDGLYDAFEHPRAERPSLPLLPPAEARAYISTVRAKVLDALPSVPFDTPDPLTNGGFVYGMVVQHEHMHDETMLATHQLRKGAPALLDPAAETVQRGGVPEKGEVLIEGGPFQMGTSDEPWAYDNERPVHIVDVPSYYIDTEPVSNADYMQFMETGGYDDPQWWTQAGWEWRNTSGKRAPAFWKREGGQWIRRRFGRVEPVPPGEPVQHVSWYEADAYARWAGKRLPTEAEWEKAARWDPDVQRSRKYPWGEVYEDGRANLGQRALRPSQEGSYASGASAYGVRRMLGDVWEWTSSDFHGYPGFRSFPYREYSEVFFGPEYKVLRGGSWATHPQAIRGSFRNWDYPIRRQIFSGFRCARAAEAR; encoded by the coding sequence CTGAAGGAGCTGATCGCGGCCGAGCTGGGCGCGTCCCGCCACCGCAGCTTCGGCCTCACCACCGACGTGCTCGCCGAGGACGACCTGGTCGTGCAGGTGTCGCCGCTGATGTCGCCGCTCGTGTGGGACCTCGCGCACGTCGGCAACTACGAGGAGCTGTGGCTGCTGCGCGCGGCGGCGGGCGGCGAGCCGATGCGCCCGGAGATCGACGGGCTGTACGACGCGTTCGAGCATCCGCGCGCCGAGCGTCCGTCCCTGCCGCTGCTCCCGCCGGCCGAGGCGCGCGCGTACATCTCCACGGTTCGCGCGAAGGTGCTGGACGCGCTGCCGTCCGTCCCGTTCGACACCCCGGACCCGCTCACCAACGGCGGATTCGTGTACGGGATGGTCGTCCAGCACGAGCACATGCACGACGAGACCATGCTCGCCACGCACCAGCTCCGCAAAGGCGCGCCCGCACTCCTCGACCCTGCGGCCGAGACCGTCCAGAGGGGCGGCGTCCCGGAGAAAGGCGAGGTGCTGATCGAGGGCGGGCCGTTCCAGATGGGCACGTCGGACGAGCCGTGGGCGTACGACAACGAACGTCCGGTGCACATCGTGGACGTGCCTTCGTATTACATCGACACAGAGCCGGTCTCGAACGCCGACTACATGCAGTTCATGGAAACCGGCGGATACGACGATCCCCAATGGTGGACCCAGGCCGGATGGGAATGGCGTAACACCAGCGGGAAACGCGCCCCGGCGTTCTGGAAACGGGAAGGGGGCCAGTGGATCCGCCGCAGATTCGGGCGCGTGGAACCAGTCCCGCCTGGCGAGCCCGTCCAGCACGTCTCCTGGTACGAGGCGGACGCCTACGCGCGCTGGGCAGGTAAACGGCTTCCGACCGAGGCCGAGTGGGAGAAGGCCGCCCGCTGGGACCCGGACGTACAGCGGTCCCGGAAGTACCCGTGGGGAGAGGTGTACGAGGACGGACGCGCGAACCTCGGGCAGCGCGCGCTTCGCCCGTCCCAGGAGGGCTCCTACGCCTCCGGTGCGTCCGCGTACGGGGTGCGCCGGATGCTCGGCGACGTCTGGGAGTGGACGTCGTCCGATTTCCACGGCTACCCGGGCTTCCGGTCCTTCCCCTACAGGGAGTACTCCGAGGTCTTCTTCGGACCGGAGTACAAGGTCCTCCGCGGCGGGTCCTGGGCGACTCACCCGCAGGCCATACGCGGCTCGTTCCGCAACTGGGACTACCCGATCAGGCGGCAGATCTTCTCCGGGTTCCGCTGCGCGCGCGCCGCCGAGGCCCGCTGA
- a CDS encoding ABC transporter permease, whose product MNDLWNQIDLSWAWLTSAEQWEGTNGIPHRLWQHLIYSGTSLFFAALIGLALGLLVGHTGRGGFLATGLANVARAIPTFGLVLIIVVIDYSITPVLIALVALAVPPILVNTYEGVRGVDADARDAARGMGMTGRDVLLRAELPMAMPLILLGLRTSAIQVVATATLAAYPGFGGLGRYIIDGLARNDYQLVVGGTVLVVALALIVQAVFALLRRLLVSPGLLGTARS is encoded by the coding sequence GTGAACGACCTGTGGAACCAGATCGACCTCTCCTGGGCGTGGCTGACCTCCGCCGAACAGTGGGAGGGCACCAACGGCATCCCGCACCGCCTCTGGCAGCACCTGATCTACAGCGGCACCTCCCTGTTCTTCGCCGCGCTGATCGGGCTCGCCCTCGGCCTCCTCGTCGGGCACACCGGACGCGGCGGATTCCTCGCCACCGGCCTCGCCAACGTCGCCCGCGCGATCCCCACGTTCGGGCTCGTCCTGATCATCGTTGTGATCGACTACAGCATCACGCCGGTCCTGATCGCCCTCGTCGCCCTCGCCGTCCCGCCGATCCTCGTCAACACCTACGAGGGCGTCCGCGGCGTCGACGCCGACGCCCGCGACGCCGCACGCGGCATGGGCATGACCGGCCGGGACGTCCTGCTGCGCGCCGAACTGCCGATGGCGATGCCGCTGATCCTGCTCGGCCTGCGCACGTCCGCGATCCAGGTCGTCGCCACCGCCACCCTCGCCGCCTACCCCGGCTTCGGCGGCCTCGGCCGCTACATCATCGACGGTCTCGCCCGCAACGACTACCAGCTCGTCGTCGGCGGCACCGTCCTCGTGGTCGCGCTCGCACTGATCGTCCAGGCGGTCTTCGCGTTGCTGCGCCGCCTCCTCGTTTCCCCGGGCCTGCTCGGAACGGCCCGATCCTGA
- a CDS encoding ABC transporter permease, translating to MEIDWGWIGEHTSDLAENAVLHLRLALLPVLFGLLISLPLGVLCRRFGWLYPPTLTLANVLYAIPSLALFMVFIQYTGLTPSTVIIPLTLYSLSVLIPNVVDGLGSVSEPVRQAATAMGFGAFRRLVRVELPIAVPIVIAGTRVAAVSSISLVAVGQLIGQGGLGYDIVRGYQLQFPTQILAASVLIVLLALVTDAILVVLQRLLTPWARARGKAAS from the coding sequence ATGGAGATCGATTGGGGCTGGATCGGTGAGCACACCTCCGATCTGGCCGAGAACGCCGTGCTCCACCTCCGTCTCGCGCTGCTCCCGGTGCTGTTCGGCCTGCTGATCTCGCTGCCGCTCGGGGTGCTGTGCCGCCGCTTCGGCTGGCTGTACCCGCCGACGCTGACCCTCGCGAACGTGCTGTACGCGATCCCGTCGCTGGCGCTGTTCATGGTGTTCATCCAGTACACCGGCCTGACCCCGTCCACGGTGATCATCCCGCTGACCCTCTACAGCCTGTCCGTCCTGATCCCGAACGTGGTGGACGGCCTGGGCTCGGTGTCCGAACCCGTGCGGCAGGCCGCGACCGCGATGGGCTTCGGGGCGTTCCGCCGGCTCGTTCGCGTCGAGCTGCCGATCGCGGTCCCGATCGTGATCGCCGGGACCCGCGTCGCCGCCGTCTCGTCCATCAGCCTCGTCGCCGTCGGGCAGCTCATCGGGCAGGGCGGCCTCGGGTACGACATCGTCCGCGGCTACCAGCTCCAGTTCCCCACGCAGATCCTCGCCGCCTCGGTGCTGATCGTCCTGCTGGCCCTGGTCACCGACGCGATCCTGGTCGTCCTGCAACGCCTCCTGACCCCGTGGGCGCGCGCGCGTGGAAAGGCGGCCTCGTGA
- a CDS encoding nitroreductase family protein, giving the protein MTLDLTPDELLSTTRAVRRRLVLDRPVPRRLIEECVDLATQAPTGRNRQRWHFIVVTEPARRRKVGDIFRRALAAAEGHPLTEDDLRRMNHAPRSTQGVFDGLRHLTDNIHRVPAFVIPAIEGRTDRASAALQSGTWGSILPAAWSFMLAARARGLGTTWTTAQGPLEPELAAALGVPHSEVMLAAFIPLAYSKGTDFKPAPRVPRDQVLHWERW; this is encoded by the coding sequence ATGACCCTCGACCTGACCCCGGACGAACTGCTGTCCACCACCCGGGCCGTGCGCAGGCGGCTCGTTCTCGACCGGCCCGTCCCGCGCAGGCTCATCGAGGAATGCGTCGACCTGGCCACCCAGGCGCCGACCGGCCGCAACCGGCAGCGCTGGCACTTCATCGTGGTCACCGAGCCCGCCCGGCGGCGGAAGGTCGGCGACATCTTCCGCCGCGCCCTGGCCGCCGCCGAGGGGCACCCGCTCACCGAGGACGACCTGCGCCGCATGAACCACGCCCCGCGCTCCACCCAGGGGGTGTTCGACGGATTGCGGCACCTGACCGACAACATCCACCGCGTCCCGGCGTTCGTCATTCCCGCGATCGAGGGGCGCACCGACCGCGCGTCGGCGGCCCTGCAGTCCGGAACCTGGGGTTCGATTCTGCCTGCGGCCTGGAGCTTCATGCTCGCCGCGCGCGCCCGGGGCCTCGGCACGACCTGGACCACCGCGCAAGGGCCGCTGGAACCCGAACTCGCCGCGGCGCTCGGCGTCCCCCACAGCGAGGTCATGCTTGCCGCGTTCATCCCGCTCGCGTATAGCAAGGGCACCGATTTCAAGCCCGCGCCCCGCGTCCCGCGCGACCAGGTCCTCCACTGGGAGCGGTGGTGA